The nucleotide window TGGGAAAATCGATAAGCCAGAACTTTTGAATATCTGTCAGAGCCTGTTGGATCAATTGAAGATCACGCAGAATCTGGATTTCATTCTCAATAATTATGAAGAAATTCCCTTCATCAAAGCCAAAGCGTCTTACGAAAACCGAGTTCCGAATAAGGGTGATGCCGTAATTTTGAAGTCTGGTGTCTTTTCCATCTTTGAAGTTCAGAAGCAGAACATCATCAATGATTATGAAACTTTGAAGAAGGAATTCAAACCGTTGGAGCATTTTGAAAAAGCTGGTTTCCAAAGTATCACTTCCGTAGAAACCGATCCTTCGCAACAAGGGATTTTGGAGTCGTTGAGATCTCAGTCCAAGATCTTGATCCAAGGTCCGCCGGGAACGGGGAAAAGTCAGACCTTGACCGCTGTTTTGCTGAATGCCTTGGAGAATAAACAAAAAACCATCGTGGTCTGCGAGAAGCAAACGGCGCTGGAAGTGCTTTACAATGCGTTGCAAAAGTTGGGTCTGGGACGCTATTGCATTATGATCAAAGATGCGTCTACTGATAGGAAGTTGGTAGTCGATTCGGTGCGAAATACGATTGACTCGGCAGATTTTAAAAAGCTGATCCAACCTTATTCTGAGCAATCGTTGCAAAATCAACTGACGGAAATCTCTCGGCATAAAGATACGATTAATACAGTCCACGAGCTCTTGAATTCTGAATTGATTCCGGGGAAAAACTGGAAGGAGATTGTCGGAAGTCTGTTGAGCTACAAGGATTCTAATGAAAATATCAATCTGCAAGATCTGAAGTTTTATTTTTCTGAAGATGAGGTCAAAGTTATTGAGAATGTTTTGGAAAATGGGGAAGAACTATATCAAGATTTTAAACCCTTTGAAGCTTCAACGTTCATCGATCCTGAAAAATTGATCAAAGATAATTTCCACAGCAGTCAGCAGAATTTGGATTCGGCTTTTCAGAATTATGAGACTTCTTGGAATGAAATTCAGCGTTCGATCAGTGATTTCAAACCGATCTATGAGGAAAAGAGGAAGCAGGATTTTGGGAAGAATCTGCAGGAGGTTTCCAATTATATCAATGAAACCGAAGTTCTGACCTCGACTTTAAATCAAAATTCGGAGGAATTGCATCCGGAAATCACGAATGGATTTTTCTATAAACTGACGGCGCTATTTTCATCAAGCAAAAAAAATAAGATCAAGACCCAGAAGCGATTGCTGGAGTTGAGTTCAATGGTAAAGCAAGTTAGTTTGAAGGAATTCTTTCCGGCGATTACTTTATCTGATAACCTTTGGAATAATAGAAATGAGATTATTAACTACAGGCAGAAAGTTCAGGAGGTCCAGTCGGGTTTTCTTTCGAAGTTAGAAACAAGTTTTGCAGAGATCGATTTTCTTAATGCCTTTGATACCGTTGTTTCTGGAAGAGAAACCGAAATGATTTCGCAAAAAATCCAGCAATTGCGGAAGATTATTTCCAATGATCATTGGGTGAAGAATCTGGATTTTGGGAATGCTTATCAAAGCTTCAAAACTTACATTAATCACACTTTAAATCTTTATAAAACTTACAGAAACAATCCAGAGAATCCTTTGTTGAAAGAATTTAGCTGGTTTACCTTTTATTATTCGCTTTCGGATTTTCAGAAGTCGATTTTGGAGAAATTGTATCCAATTAATAGTTGGAAACCAACGTTTTATTCGTCTTATTATCCATTGTTGCTCAATCATTATTCTGATCCAAAACTGAATTTCAGTGAGAAAAATTATGAGGAAATCGAAAAGAAAATTAAGCAATTAGGGATTTCTCAGAAGAGTTTCGTGGAGTTTTTCTGGAACGTTGCCCAGCAGAATTCAGTGAAGCAATTTGAGCAAAATAACAAAGATGTTACGGTTGCGAATCTGTATAATAAAAGAAGCAGTATCAATCACAAAAGGCTGACTCTGAGACAAATCGTTCAGAAAGATATTGACCTTTTTACACATTTCTTTCCCATTATTTTGACGACGCCAGATGCTTGCAGTAATCTTTTTCAGGGGAAAAATTTCTATTTTGATAATGTCGTTTTTGATGAAGCCAGTCAGTTGAAGTTGGAAGACAATCTGCCAGCGATCTTGAAAGGGAAAAACGTGATCATTGCAGGCGACGAGCATCAAATGCCACCTTCTAATTATTTCAGCAAAGTGTTTGATGGAACTATTGAAGACGAAGATGATATCGAATCTGAAACCGAAGTTATCACGTACAAAAATGCAATGTTGAACATCGAATCGCTGTTGGACTATGCGATGGAAAATAATTATGAAAAGAACCATCTGGATTTCCACTACCGTTCAAAACATCCTTATTTGATAGACTTTTCTAACCACGCTTTTTATAATTCGAGATTAAAACCACTTCCGACAAAGTCTGATAACAAACCCATTGAGTTTTTCCAAATCGATGGTATTTTTGATGACCACACGAATAAGGAAGAAGCTGATAAAGTGTTGGAGATTTTGGAAAATATTCAGCCTAAAAAAGATGGCAGTTATCCTTCGGTGGGAATTGCGACGTTCAATATTTCGCAACGGAATTACATCAAAAGAAAGATCGTGCAGAAAGCCAGTTTGCCTGAAAATGAAAGTTTCAAAGAGAAAATCCAAGGATTGGAATCTGCAGGATTATTCATTAAAAATCTTGAAAATATCCAAGGTGACGAGCGCGACATTATCATCATTTCTACAACCTATGGGCGGAAAGCGAGTGGGAAATTCATTCAGAGTTTTGGACCGGTGAATCACACCAAAGGTTACAAATTGCTGAATGTAATCATTACGCGAGCCAAAGAAAAAATCTACATTTGCAACTCGATTCCAGAAGAAATATTTTCCAATTACAAAGACGCATTGCAACAGGAAGGTTCCAACAACCGGAAAGCGGTTTTCTATGCTTATTTGGCTTATTGCAAGGCGGTGAGCGAAGAAAATGAGAATGGACGAATTGAGATCCTGAATGTTTTGGATCAATTTGGATATTCAAAAGAAGCTAATGTAAGTGGCAATTCCAATCTTTTTATTGACCAGATCTTTGACCGATTGCAAAGGGATTTTCCAGATCACAAATTGTCGAAAAATATGGACTTTGGTGGATATCAATTTGATATTCTGATTGAAAAAGAAGGAAAGAGATCTGTGGTCGTAGAATGTATGAGCAAGGAAAAATACGACGATGAATTGGGCTATTTGGAAGATCTGCACAAAGAAAAAGTATTGAAGAATTCGGGGTTTGAGTACGTAAGGATTTGGAGCCAGAATGTTTGGCAGAATGTAGAAAATGAACTTCAAAAAATAAATAAAAAATTACAATGATATTTGAACAATTAGAAAAATCAGCGGGCGAGATTCAATTCAAAGATGTTATTGCATTCATCGATGAACATTACGATTTTACGCCTACTAAATTTACAAATGGAAACACAGTGAATGAAGCCGACCAGAACAATGGCTCTTGCAAGGTTTTCAGTTTTGCAAAGTTGAATGCGCTTTCTAAGGAAGAGACTTTGGCTTTGTTCGGCGACTTTTACAGAACAGATGTTTTGCAGAATCCGGACGGTGATGATCATCAGAATATCCGAAACTTTATGACGTTTGGTTGGGATGGGATTTCGTTTGAGGGTGAAGCTTTGAAGAGAAAGTAGAATGGTGTGTGATGATTGACCACCCCGCCAAAAAATTCTTCGAATTTTAGTCGCCCCTCCATTGGAGGGGAATTTTTTACTTTATACAAATTTAAATAATTATGTCTTCGAATAAAAACGCTTTAATCCGTTACAAAACTCTGGACAAATGTCTGAAGAACAAGTACAAAAAATACACTTTGGAAGATCTGATGGAGGAATGTTCCGAAGCTTTGTTTGAATTTGAAGGCAAAGAATCTTTTGTGAGTAAACGGACCGTTCAGCTCGATCTGCAGAATATGCGAAGTGAGAAGTTCGGTTATGAAGCGCCAATTGAGGTTTATGAAAGAAGATATTATCGATACAGTGATCCTGATTATAGCATTCATCAGATCTCAGTCAATGAAAATGATCTGAAGGCGATGAACAATGCGGTGCAGATCCTGAAGCAATTTAAAGATTTTTCGATGTTCAAAGAGATGAATGGAGTGATCCAAAAACTAGAAGATTCGATACAGTCGACGACTCAAAAATCCATCATTCATCTGGATAAAAATGAGCAGTTGAAAGGCTTGGAGCATATTGATATTTTGTATGAAAGTATTCTGAACAAAAACGTTTTGAAAATCTGTTACAAGAGTTTCAAGGCAAGGGAAATGAATATTCTGACCGTTCATCCGCAATTATTAAAGGAATACAATAACCGTTGGTTTCTCATCTGTTATCACAAGAACAGCATTATGAATCTCGCTTTGGATAGGATGGAGGAAATTGAAATCGATGATAAAACGGAATATATCGACAAGGATTTCAATGCTGACCGTTATTTTGGAGAAGTGATTGGTGCGACCGTTTCGGAAACTCAAAGGCCTCAGAATGTGATTTTCCACATTACCAAAAAACACGCACCTTATGTGAAAACCAAGCCATTTCACCACAGTCAAGTGATTATGGAGGAAGATGAAAATGGAACCACTTTCAAGATCTGTGTCCAGCTGAATTTTGAGTTGGAAAGAATGATCCTTGGAATGGGAGAATTCATTAAAGTTTTGGCACCGAGGAAGTTGAAGCAGAGAATTGCGAAAAGTCTAAAGTTAGCGAGTGAAAATTACATTTCTGAAACGGAAAATTAATAACCGCGTAGATTAATTCCTTCTGTTCTTTGAAGTGTGACTTTCTTTCCCATTTTCTTTTGAATGACGCGGAAATGTTGCAATTCGTCATCGGTCAAAATGCTGATTGCTGTTCCTTTTTCACCAGCTCGCCCCGTTCTACCAATTCTGTGAATGTAATCCAGAGGCGAACGTGGCAGTTCGTAATTAATGACGCAAGGCAAAGCATCAATGTGAATTCCTCGACCAATCAAATCCGTTGCAACCAAAATTTGCGCACCGTTTACTTTGAATTCTTCCAAATTATTTCGTCTTGCGCCTTGCGATTTCTGACTGTGAATCGCAACTGCTTTTATTTTATTTTTCTTTAGTTTTTCAACCAGATTATCCGCAGATTTTGTGGATGAAACAAAGATTAATGCTTTCTCAACCTTTTTTTCTTTAATCAAATATCTTAAAAACGGTCCTTTGTTTTCCGGAGAAACGTGATAAGCCAATTGCTCAATATCATCAATGGTAACTTCTTCTTTTTTAATTTCAATCAATGTGGGATTAATGGAAAGACGCTGTTTCATCTCAGAAACTTTATCATCCAAAGTCGCTGAAAACAAAGTCGTTTGTTTCATCGCAGGCATCAAACCGAAAAGCTTGTTCATCTCGTCGCCAAAACCCAATTGGAACATTTTGTCCGCTTCGTCTATCACCAAATGTTGGATTCCAGAAATGCTCAACGCATTGTGGTCAATCAAATCCAATAGACGTCCAGGAGTCGCAATTAAGACTTCTACACCAAACATTCCTTTCATTTGTGGATTGATGGAAACTCCGCCGTAAACTGCCATCGTGCGAACGTCACGTTTTAGATTATCTGTGAAAGCTCGGAAAACTTCGTCAATTTGAATCGCCAATTCGCGCGTCGGAACCAATATCAAAACTTGAACGTTACGGTCTTTTTTCACTTCCGTATTTTGAAGTTTTTCTAAAATCGGCATTACGAAACAAGCCGTTTTTCCAGAACCAGTTTGCGCAATTCCTATCAAATCTTTTCCTTCTAAAATCACCGGAATCGCTTGCTCTTGGATTGGAAACGGCTTCAGATAACCTAACTTTTTTATAGAACTAATAATATTGCTTGATAATCCTAACGACTCGAATGACATAAAATATTGATTTGGTGCAAAGATAAGTTTTTGCAATTGGTTTCTAGTGATTTTTAGAATTCAAGATGGTTTCAAATTTCTCAAGGATCGAATTTTCTGTATCAGATAAGTTAATGAAATATCGTGTTTGCCAAAGTTTGGTTTTCTCAGCTTGTTTGCTGATTGGAAACTGCCAGTCCGAGTAAACTCTAAAACCGCGTTTTCCGGTTTTCAATTGACTGGAAATTAGGTCTTGTTTTTCTAAAATCGATTTTGAAAAGATGAAAAATCCAGCATTCTCATTTTCTTCCATTAAAACAATATAGAAATCAAAATCATCATTTACATCAAAAGGAACTGTTTTCTTGTCCTGATCTCGCTTCCAAAATGTAACGAATTGTCCAATTTTCTTAGGCGTCAATTTTGACTTTCTGAATTTGATCTTAATGCAATTAATTCTAAAATTAAAACCAATATATTCCTCAGATTCTTTGTCAGGATCTATTTCTGAGAGATGATAGTTCAAAGCTTTGAAAATCAGATTATCAAGTTTTTCTATTTCATTTATCATAGATTTCGTTTTTAATAAAAAAAAACTTTGTCAGAACCGGAGCTCTGACAAAGTTTAAATTATATTATTTCTGATTGCTTACTTCACGATTTTCATCTCGTTCAGCAACCATTTTGAGTCCGCATATTTATCAATAACAAACAGAATGTACTTCGTATCAACCATAATGTTTCTGCACAGTTTAGGATCATAATTGATGTCACTCATTGTACCTTCCCATTGTCTGTCAAAGTTAAGACCGATGAGGTTTCCGTAAGCATCCAAAGCAGGACTTCCGGAGTTTCCACCGGTTGTATGGTTGGTAGCTGTAAAGTTCACAGGAACATCGCCAGTTTTATCTTTGTAAACACCGTAATCCTTGGTGTTGTAAAGACTGATTAATTTTTTAGGCAAATCAAATTCATAATCACCCGGAATATATTTTTCCATCACACCAGCAAGATGCGTTTGATAGCCATAAGAAACAGCATCTCTTGGATCTGAACCTTTCACCTGTCCATAAGTTACACGCAATGTAGAATTAGCATCTGGGAAGAATTTTCTGTCCTTATCCGTTTCCATCTGCTGCGCCATAAATTTCTTTTGTAAAGCATCAATATCAGTCTGTAGAGAATTTACTTTTGCATCTGTTGTCGCTAAATAGGAACTTTTAAAAATTCCAAACATCTGGATGAATGGATCCTTTTTCAGATTATCAACCAAGACTTTTTGATCTGTAAAAAATTTGTTGACATCATTGGCTTTTGTTCCATTGATATTTCCTCGGCCTGTGATGATTGACATTTTGGAAACACTTTCCATCATTCCAAGATTTTTATTGGCATCTTTTAGCTGCTCAAAATCTTTCGGTAAAAATTGTGCGGGTGTTTTGTCAGCATACAGAGCAAGTATTTTTGCTGTCACTTTTGCATCTAATTCTGCATCATAATCTTTATAGAATTCTGTCAATCTGGACTTTAATGATTCCAAATATTTTGCATCTACTTTTCCTGCTTCGTAATCGCGAATGTAATTGGAATAGATATTGGCTAAAGTGAACGTTTCAGAATTTCTTGCAATCTCGGAGTAGTAGGCTCTATGAAGGCTGTATGGAGCTTGTTCGCTGTATTTTTGATTTAGACCGTCAATAGTCGGTTTGATTGCTGGATTTTTAGAAATTAAAGTCTGCTCGTATTGTCTTTTCTTTTCAACGGCATTGGATTTTTTGAGACCTTCCACCTCGCCAATCCATTTTTTCCAATAGTTAGCAACTCTTGCATACTTTGAAGCATATTGAATTTTAGTTGCAGCATTGGTTCTCATTTTCTCATCCAAAGTTTTCAGAGCAACATCGCGCACTGCAATCATTGCAGGATCTGTCTCTGTCATAATTTTCTCCACAGCAATAGCAGGCAGATATTCTGTCGTTCTTCCCGGGAATCCAAATACGAAAGTGAAATCATCTTCTTTCTTATCTTTTACGGAAATCGGAAGGAAATGTTTCGGTGTGTAAGGAATATTATCTTTGGAGTATTCTGCAGGTTTGTTGTTTTTATCAGCATAAATTCTGAACATAGAGAAATCTCCTGTATGTCTTGGCCAAACCCAGTTGTCTGTGTCCGAACCATATTTTCCAATGGCGGAAGGTGGTGCACCCACCAAACGGATATCCTTGAAAGTCTCGATAACATAAGCATAAAACTTATTCCCGTAATACATAGATCTCACAGAAATAGTTTGGTAAGATTCTGTTTTTTGAGCTTTTTTATAAGCTTCAATATTTTCGTTGATTTTCTTAATCAGATCAGCGCCCGTCAGGTTTTCTGTTCCTGGAAGGATTTGAGCAGTCACTTCTTTGATGTCTGTGATAAAGTCAACCGTGACGCCAGGATTTGGCAATTCGCCGGTCATATCTTTTGCCCAGAAGCCATTTGTTAAAAGGTCATTTTCAACCGTGGAGTGGGATTGGATGTTATCATAACCACAATGGTGATTGGTAAGCAACAACCCTTTTGGGGAAATCACCTCGGCTGTACAGCCACCGTCAAATTGCACCACAGCATCTTTGATACTCGCTTTATCCGTATTGAAGATGTCTTTTGCCGAAATCTTCATTCCCAGGCTTTTCATTTCTTTTTCATTAAGTTCCGTCGGGATCCACATTCCGCCGTATTGCTGGCCAAAAGCCATGACAGCTGGAAGAAGCAGGGCTGATAGAAGGATTTTTCTTTTCATTATATCAAAATATCAATTTATAAACGTGACGAATTTAAAGAAAATAATCTGAACAGGATTATACTTCAGCAACTATCAAAAAAAAATAGAACCTAATATTAGATTCTATAGATTTATAAGGGTTGATTTCCTGCAGATGTATTCTTGACATTCAATCGATCCTCTACATATTCTATTGTGGTTTTACCGTGCGGTTTAGGATTTCCATCTTCGTCCAAGGCTACAAAAACTAGTCTTTCGATGGTAATAATCTTTTGATGCGTCATTTTATTTCTAACCTCGCATCGCAATGTCAAAGATGATCTCCCGAATTCTACTGCTTCAATCCCAATCTCAATGATGTCACCTTGCTTTGCAGAACTCACAAAGTTGATTTCCGAGATATATTTGGTAACTGTCCTCGAATTTTCCAATTGAATAATGGCGTAAAGCGCTGCCTCTTCATCTATCCATTGCAGCAATCTACCTCCGAAAAGTGAATGATTTGGGTTTAGGTCTTCCGGTTTTATCCATTTTCTGGTGTGGTAATTCATCATGACTCTATACTGTTTTAAGATGCTGCAAAGGTAAGAATTTACTATAAAATGAAGGTTCTAAGAATATAGAAATTACTAATGATCAAATTAATTTTTCGAAATATGAGTTTAAATCTTTTGGTTGGATTTTTGATTCCCTAGAATCTTAGTATTTTTGTAAAAATTTTTAGAAATGTCAAAAGTTAAAATCGGAACTGTTCAGATGTCTTGCGTTGCAGACAAGCAGCAAAATCTGGACAAAGCCATTGAAAAAATAAGAGAGGCCGCAGCTAAAGGAGCACAAATCGTTTGTTTGCAAGAGCTTTTCACATCCTTATATTTCTGCGATGTCGAAGATTACGACAACTTCGACTTGGCAGAAGCTATTCCTGGACCTTCAACAGATGCTTTGTCTCCTGTTGCAAAGGAATTGGGCGTTGTCATCATCGCTTCATTATTTGAGAAAAGAGCTCAGGGACTTTACCATAATACAACCGCAGTGATTGATGCAGACGGAACTTATCTTGGTAAATATCGAAAAATGCACATTCCGGATGATCCCGCTTTCTATGAGAAGTTCTATTTCACGCCAGGTGATCTGGGCTATAAGATTTTCCCGACGAAATTTGGAAAAGTTGGTATCCTGATCTGTTGGGATCAATGGTATCCGGAAGCATCAAGAATCACAGCTTTGATGGGTGCTGATATTATGTTCTACCCAACAGCGATTGGTTGGGACACAACTCAAGATGAAGAAACAAACCAAGACCAATACAACGCTTGGCAAACCATTCAACGTTCTCACTCGGTTGCAAACGGACTTCCCGTAGTTTCTGTAAATAGAGTAGGCTACGAGCAAGATGGCGCGATGAAATTCTGGGGCGGAAGTTTTGTTACAAATGCTCAAGGAAAATTATTATATATGGCTTCTCACGACAAAGAAGAAGTGGAAGTGACAGAAGTTGACCTGGCACAAACAGATTATATGAGAAAGCACTGGCCATTCTTGAGAGACAGAAGGATTGAGACATATTCGCCGATTACAAAACGTTTTATTGACGAGGATTAATGACAATAGATAAAGATTTCAATCCATTAGAAAGTGGATACACTTTCCCAGCAGAATGGGAAGAGCACGAAGCAACCTGGCTTTCTTGGCCACACAAAGAGGAATCCTGGCCGGAAAGAATAGATTTGATCTATCCAGCTTACGCCAAATTCATTACAGAACTCACGAAAGGTGAATTTGTTTGCATCAATGTAAAAGATCAGGAAATGCAGGCTTTCGCAATGAAACATATTTCCAAAGCCGGCGCTGATATTTCGAAAGTCGAATTTTATTTCCACGAAACGAATGACGCTTGGTGCAGAGATCACGGTCCTGCTTTCTTGGTTAATAAAGACGGAGAAGAGCCTCAGAAAATTATTGTAGATTGGGGATTCAATGCGTGGGGCGGAAAATATCCACCATTCGAGTTGGATGATGTCATTCCAACCAAAATTGCTGAAGAAAAAGGATTGCCAGTTCTTTATCCAGGAATTATAATGGAAGGTGGTTCGGTTGAATTCAACGGCGCTGGAACGGTTTTAACTTCCAGATCTTGTTTGCTTAATGAAAATAGAAATCCACATCTTTCTCAGGAAGAAGTAGAAGATTATCTAAAAAAATATTACGGACAAAAACAAGTCCTTTGGGTAGATGATGGCATTATTGGCGATGATACAGACGGACACGTGGACGATACGATCAGATTCGTAAATGAAGACACCGTTCTAACGGTTATTGAAGACAATAAAGAAGATGACAATTACGAGATCCTTCAAACCAACCTTCGTCAATTAAAAGAAATGAAATTGTTGGACGGAAGACCTCTCAATATCATCGAACTTCCAATGCCAGATCCAGTTTATTGCGATGGACAAAGATTACCAGCGTCTTACGCCAATTTCTACATCGCCAACAAATCTGTGATCGTTCCAACCTACAATTGCGACAAGGATCAAGTTGCTTTGGACATCATCCAAAAATGTTTCCCGGAAAGGGAAGTGGTTGGCATAGATTCCACAGATATTATTTGGGGCTTGGGAAGTTTCCACTGCCTCAGTCAACAAGAACCTTTGGTTTAAAATACAGATCCGCGAAACAGGCGGATCTTTTAATTTTTCAATTTAAATAATGAGCGAAACACAGACTACCGAACAGGTCAAAAAATATCTTCCTTTTATCTTGGGAACAGCCATTTTTATGCAAATGCTGGATTCCACGATTCTGAACACCTCTTTGCCTTCAATCGCCAGAGATCTGCAGGAATCGCCTTTGGATATGCAGAATGCAATCATCAGTTATGTATTGACTTTGGCTTTGTTTATGCCAGTTAGCGGTTTTTTGGCGGATAAGTTCGGGACGAAAAGGATTTTCATTCTTTCTCTCGCTGTATTTTCTGTGGGATCGTTATTTTGTTCTTTATCGCAGGATTTGACGCAGTTGGTGATCTCACGAATTGTCCAAGGAATTGGTGGAAGTTTGATGACGCCTGTCGGGAAATTGGCTTTGATCAGAGCTTTCAACAAAAATGAACTTTTGAAAGCGATGAACTTCGCTATCATTCCCGCATTGATCGGACCGGTAATGGGACCATTGGTTGGTGGTTATATGGTGGATTATTTGAGTTGGCACTGGATTTTTTTAATTAATATTCCGATTGGATTGATAGGAATAATTCTGAGTTTGAAATATATGCCCAATTACAAATCGCCAGTTATCGACTTTGATCTGAAAGGATTTCTAATTTTCGCAATGGCATCTTTACTTCTTTCTGTTTCTTTGGAATTGCTCGGAAATGCGCAGAATATCACGCCAGTTCTCTTGGTTTTGGTCTTGGGATTTTTAATGCTT belongs to Chryseobacterium sp. KACC 21268 and includes:
- a CDS encoding hotdog domain-containing protein, translating into MNYHTRKWIKPEDLNPNHSLFGGRLLQWIDEEAALYAIIQLENSRTVTKYISEINFVSSAKQGDIIEIGIEAVEFGRSSLTLRCEVRNKMTHQKIITIERLVFVALDEDGNPKPHGKTTIEYVEDRLNVKNTSAGNQPL
- a CDS encoding carbon-nitrogen hydrolase, whose translation is MSKVKIGTVQMSCVADKQQNLDKAIEKIREAAAKGAQIVCLQELFTSLYFCDVEDYDNFDLAEAIPGPSTDALSPVAKELGVVIIASLFEKRAQGLYHNTTAVIDADGTYLGKYRKMHIPDDPAFYEKFYFTPGDLGYKIFPTKFGKVGILICWDQWYPEASRITALMGADIMFYPTAIGWDTTQDEETNQDQYNAWQTIQRSHSVANGLPVVSVNRVGYEQDGAMKFWGGSFVTNAQGKLLYMASHDKEEVEVTEVDLAQTDYMRKHWPFLRDRRIETYSPITKRFIDED
- a CDS encoding HopJ type III effector protein, which gives rise to MIFEQLEKSAGEIQFKDVIAFIDEHYDFTPTKFTNGNTVNEADQNNGSCKVFSFAKLNALSKEETLALFGDFYRTDVLQNPDGDDHQNIRNFMTFGWDGISFEGEALKRK
- a CDS encoding MepB family protein — its product is MINEIEKLDNLIFKALNYHLSEIDPDKESEEYIGFNFRINCIKIKFRKSKLTPKKIGQFVTFWKRDQDKKTVPFDVNDDFDFYIVLMEENENAGFFIFSKSILEKQDLISSQLKTGKRGFRVYSDWQFPISKQAEKTKLWQTRYFINLSDTENSILEKFETILNSKNH
- a CDS encoding S46 family peptidase, with the translated sequence MKRKILLSALLLPAVMAFGQQYGGMWIPTELNEKEMKSLGMKISAKDIFNTDKASIKDAVVQFDGGCTAEVISPKGLLLTNHHCGYDNIQSHSTVENDLLTNGFWAKDMTGELPNPGVTVDFITDIKEVTAQILPGTENLTGADLIKKINENIEAYKKAQKTESYQTISVRSMYYGNKFYAYVIETFKDIRLVGAPPSAIGKYGSDTDNWVWPRHTGDFSMFRIYADKNNKPAEYSKDNIPYTPKHFLPISVKDKKEDDFTFVFGFPGRTTEYLPAIAVEKIMTETDPAMIAVRDVALKTLDEKMRTNAATKIQYASKYARVANYWKKWIGEVEGLKKSNAVEKKRQYEQTLISKNPAIKPTIDGLNQKYSEQAPYSLHRAYYSEIARNSETFTLANIYSNYIRDYEAGKVDAKYLESLKSRLTEFYKDYDAELDAKVTAKILALYADKTPAQFLPKDFEQLKDANKNLGMMESVSKMSIITGRGNINGTKANDVNKFFTDQKVLVDNLKKDPFIQMFGIFKSSYLATTDAKVNSLQTDIDALQKKFMAQQMETDKDRKFFPDANSTLRVTYGQVKGSDPRDAVSYGYQTHLAGVMEKYIPGDYEFDLPKKLISLYNTKDYGVYKDKTGDVPVNFTATNHTTGGNSGSPALDAYGNLIGLNFDRQWEGTMSDINYDPKLCRNIMVDTKYILFVIDKYADSKWLLNEMKIVK
- a CDS encoding AAA domain-containing protein, whose amino-acid sequence is MENLNSELFQAFQNKLKTGNRRGVHLNAIPGNSRYKFDLARLSEISKSLPEHFIIDLLTQKNVNFKFSVHQKTTETPKNDSYLLEDEGKTNEELFPNSAIAEVPQEKDKLTALDKLTTSLENLIFQNEVIQSEKGVNSLGFGFPILIRKDMDGQISASPILIWSVTIKAVNEMNTWEISRTEDDPIYVNEVLINHLQSDSGISIKQISEEMIADGKIDKPELLNICQSLLDQLKITQNLDFILNNYEEIPFIKAKASYENRVPNKGDAVILKSGVFSIFEVQKQNIINDYETLKKEFKPLEHFEKAGFQSITSVETDPSQQGILESLRSQSKILIQGPPGTGKSQTLTAVLLNALENKQKTIVVCEKQTALEVLYNALQKLGLGRYCIMIKDASTDRKLVVDSVRNTIDSADFKKLIQPYSEQSLQNQLTEISRHKDTINTVHELLNSELIPGKNWKEIVGSLLSYKDSNENINLQDLKFYFSEDEVKVIENVLENGEELYQDFKPFEASTFIDPEKLIKDNFHSSQQNLDSAFQNYETSWNEIQRSISDFKPIYEEKRKQDFGKNLQEVSNYINETEVLTSTLNQNSEELHPEITNGFFYKLTALFSSSKKNKIKTQKRLLELSSMVKQVSLKEFFPAITLSDNLWNNRNEIINYRQKVQEVQSGFLSKLETSFAEIDFLNAFDTVVSGRETEMISQKIQQLRKIISNDHWVKNLDFGNAYQSFKTYINHTLNLYKTYRNNPENPLLKEFSWFTFYYSLSDFQKSILEKLYPINSWKPTFYSSYYPLLLNHYSDPKLNFSEKNYEEIEKKIKQLGISQKSFVEFFWNVAQQNSVKQFEQNNKDVTVANLYNKRSSINHKRLTLRQIVQKDIDLFTHFFPIILTTPDACSNLFQGKNFYFDNVVFDEASQLKLEDNLPAILKGKNVIIAGDEHQMPPSNYFSKVFDGTIEDEDDIESETEVITYKNAMLNIESLLDYAMENNYEKNHLDFHYRSKHPYLIDFSNHAFYNSRLKPLPTKSDNKPIEFFQIDGIFDDHTNKEEADKVLEILENIQPKKDGSYPSVGIATFNISQRNYIKRKIVQKASLPENESFKEKIQGLESAGLFIKNLENIQGDERDIIIISTTYGRKASGKFIQSFGPVNHTKGYKLLNVIITRAKEKIYICNSIPEEIFSNYKDALQQEGSNNRKAVFYAYLAYCKAVSEENENGRIEILNVLDQFGYSKEANVSGNSNLFIDQIFDRLQRDFPDHKLSKNMDFGGYQFDILIEKEGKRSVVVECMSKEKYDDELGYLEDLHKEKVLKNSGFEYVRIWSQNVWQNVENELQKINKKLQ
- a CDS encoding WYL domain-containing protein; translated protein: MSSNKNALIRYKTLDKCLKNKYKKYTLEDLMEECSEALFEFEGKESFVSKRTVQLDLQNMRSEKFGYEAPIEVYERRYYRYSDPDYSIHQISVNENDLKAMNNAVQILKQFKDFSMFKEMNGVIQKLEDSIQSTTQKSIIHLDKNEQLKGLEHIDILYESILNKNVLKICYKSFKAREMNILTVHPQLLKEYNNRWFLICYHKNSIMNLALDRMEEIEIDDKTEYIDKDFNADRYFGEVIGATVSETQRPQNVIFHITKKHAPYVKTKPFHHSQVIMEEDENGTTFKICVQLNFELERMILGMGEFIKVLAPRKLKQRIAKSLKLASENYISETEN
- a CDS encoding DEAD/DEAH box helicase, which translates into the protein MSFESLGLSSNIISSIKKLGYLKPFPIQEQAIPVILEGKDLIGIAQTGSGKTACFVMPILEKLQNTEVKKDRNVQVLILVPTRELAIQIDEVFRAFTDNLKRDVRTMAVYGGVSINPQMKGMFGVEVLIATPGRLLDLIDHNALSISGIQHLVIDEADKMFQLGFGDEMNKLFGLMPAMKQTTLFSATLDDKVSEMKQRLSINPTLIEIKKEEVTIDDIEQLAYHVSPENKGPFLRYLIKEKKVEKALIFVSSTKSADNLVEKLKKNKIKAVAIHSQKSQGARRNNLEEFKVNGAQILVATDLIGRGIHIDALPCVINYELPRSPLDYIHRIGRTGRAGEKGTAISILTDDELQHFRVIQKKMGKKVTLQRTEGINLRGY